In Candidatus Chlorohelix allophototropha, one DNA window encodes the following:
- a CDS encoding FtsB family cell division protein has product MTRLSALVAKLSSRLIIIVLVVAAVAFVAIYIGQSFRIREMREQSDQKKAELALYEDRNTQLKQQLEFLQGPGYMLYVELVARQALGLARPDETVILPVQQGVNGVAIRPGQAPAGQKAPTTTLEQKSKTGWDSWWSFFFG; this is encoded by the coding sequence ATGACCCGACTAAGTGCCCTCGTAGCCAAGCTGAGTTCGCGGTTAATTATTATCGTGCTGGTCGTAGCGGCTGTCGCTTTCGTGGCAATTTATATCGGTCAATCCTTCCGTATTCGTGAGATGCGCGAGCAGAGTGACCAAAAGAAAGCGGAACTGGCTTTATACGAAGATCGTAATACCCAACTCAAGCAGCAACTTGAATTTTTACAGGGACCGGGGTACATGCTTTACGTAGAATTGGTAGCGCGGCAAGCTTTGGGTCTGGCTAGACCCGATGAGACCGTGATATTGCCTGTGCAGCAAGGTGTCAACGGGGTAGCAATTCGTCCGGGGCAGGCTCCTGCCGGGCAAAAAGCGCCTACTACGACGCTGGAACAGAAAAGCAAAACTGGCTGGGATAGTTGGTGGAGCTTTTTCTTTGGGTAA
- a CDS encoding GNAT family N-acetyltransferase — translation MVQNKKLNIRLASPADASLVGELSNRSLAEIAAVGGSSADKEAYYEACLDSDKHRNELANPRQFFILAEVKQGPVGYAKLRANHPTVKINCQRPIELVRLYVRRELNGMGVGAALLQSLLKEAENRGFDTIWLTVWENNYGARAFYRQFGFVEAGTQIQSSGDDKQYDLLLYRSIPWHAPQQ, via the coding sequence ATGGTACAAAACAAAAAGTTGAATATTCGTTTGGCTTCACCTGCCGATGCCAGTTTGGTTGGAGAACTGAGCAACCGCAGCCTTGCTGAAATCGCGGCTGTAGGCGGTAGCTCAGCAGATAAGGAAGCCTACTATGAGGCTTGCTTAGACAGCGACAAGCACCGCAATGAACTTGCCAACCCTCGCCAGTTCTTTATATTGGCAGAAGTCAAGCAAGGGCCGGTGGGATATGCCAAATTGCGGGCTAACCACCCAACCGTCAAAATCAATTGCCAACGCCCCATTGAATTAGTGCGGCTGTATGTGCGGCGAGAACTAAACGGCATGGGGGTGGGAGCCGCCCTATTGCAATCGCTGCTTAAAGAAGCCGAAAACAGGGGTTTCGATACAATCTGGCTGACGGTGTGGGAAAATAATTACGGTGCGCGCGCTTTTTATCGGCAGTTTGGTTTTGTGGAAGCGGGAACTCAGATTCAAAGCTCTGGTGACGATAAACAATATGACCTATTGTTATACCGTTCTATCCCGTGGCACGCACCCCAACAATAA
- a CDS encoding GH1 family beta-glucosidase, giving the protein MATKQVKFPTGFVWGAATASYQIEGAWDEDGKGLSIWDTFAHTPGKIKDGSTGDVACDHYNKWREDISLMKNLGLHAYRFSVSWPRILPDGSGKVNQDGLDFYDRLVDWLLDHAIDPYVTLYHWDLPQALQDKGGWVNRDTVQAYVEYAGIVADRLGDRVKHWITFNEPWVSAVLGYGVGEHAPGHKNLGEAIQVGHHLLLAHGLTVPVLRERIEPEAEVGITLSLSLGTPADDSNESREATKRHALFMNRWFLHPLFKGSYPEEMEPILDMMQLKREPEDAAAIAAPLDFLGVNYYIRNLVKDGTDFPPVNLQFVKNPNAKYTEMDWEVYPQGIRELLLEVNNEYSPPKIYITENGAALPDKLEDGQVHDVDRVEYLRGYLSEVGKAIEQGVPVNGYFYWSLMDNFEWAWGYTKRFGLVYVDFDTQHRIIKDSGLLYKEIIALNSVE; this is encoded by the coding sequence ATGGCTACAAAACAGGTTAAATTTCCTACTGGCTTCGTGTGGGGCGCTGCCACTGCCAGTTATCAGATTGAGGGTGCTTGGGATGAGGATGGCAAGGGGTTGAGCATTTGGGATACCTTCGCGCATACTCCCGGCAAGATTAAAGATGGCTCAACCGGAGATGTTGCCTGCGACCACTACAACAAGTGGCGTGAGGATATAAGCCTCATGAAGAACTTAGGTTTGCACGCCTACCGTTTTTCGGTATCCTGGCCCCGCATTTTGCCGGATGGAAGCGGCAAAGTTAATCAGGACGGGCTAGATTTCTACGATAGACTGGTGGACTGGTTGCTAGACCATGCTATTGACCCCTATGTTACTCTCTATCACTGGGATTTGCCACAGGCTTTGCAGGATAAGGGCGGTTGGGTGAACCGCGATACGGTGCAGGCTTATGTGGAGTATGCCGGAATTGTAGCCGACCGTTTGGGTGACAGGGTTAAGCACTGGATTACTTTCAACGAACCGTGGGTTTCGGCGGTGCTAGGTTATGGCGTAGGCGAGCATGCGCCCGGTCATAAGAATTTGGGAGAGGCGATTCAAGTTGGACACCATTTGTTGCTGGCGCATGGTTTAACGGTTCCGGTTTTGCGGGAGAGAATCGAACCGGAGGCAGAAGTGGGCATCACTCTGAGCCTCTCGCTGGGAACGCCCGCCGATGATAGCAACGAATCGCGTGAGGCTACCAAACGCCATGCTCTATTTATGAATCGTTGGTTCTTGCATCCGCTTTTCAAGGGTTCGTACCCGGAAGAAATGGAGCCAATTCTAGACATGATGCAGCTCAAACGCGAGCCGGAGGATGCCGCTGCTATTGCTGCCCCGTTGGATTTTCTGGGCGTAAATTATTATATCCGGAATCTGGTGAAAGATGGGACTGATTTCCCGCCCGTGAATCTGCAATTCGTCAAGAATCCTAACGCTAAATATACCGAAATGGATTGGGAGGTGTATCCGCAGGGTATCCGCGAATTATTGCTCGAAGTTAACAATGAGTATAGTCCTCCAAAAATCTATATTACCGAGAACGGCGCTGCTCTACCGGACAAACTTGAAGATGGTCAGGTGCATGATGTCGATCGGGTGGAATACTTGCGCGGTTATTTGTCGGAAGTGGGCAAAGCGATTGAGCAGGGCGTTCCGGTTAACGGTTATTTTTACTGGAGCTTGATGGATAACTTTGAATGGGCTTGGGGTTATACCAAGCGGTTCGGGCTGGTTTACGTGGATTTTGACACTCAACACCGCATTATCAAGGATAGCGGGCTGCTTTACAAAGAGATTATTGCTTTGAACAGCGTTGAGTAA
- a CDS encoding GNAT family N-acetyltransferase produces MIDKVSNLRLRPTQESDLEFVLAAEQDENNSPYVGQWSRQQHLDTFSNPAFFHLVAENTAENRQIGYVILQDINSPDLSLQLRRIVITEKSKGYGTEVLRQVKRLAFKQLSVHRLWLDVMSNNTRARRVYQAQGFVEEGILRECLKFGDRFESLVIMSILRQEYNA; encoded by the coding sequence ATGATAGATAAGGTTAGTAATCTGAGGCTGCGCCCTACGCAGGAAAGCGACCTTGAGTTCGTTTTGGCTGCCGAGCAGGACGAAAATAACAGCCCTTATGTCGGTCAGTGGAGTAGGCAACAGCATCTGGATACATTTTCAAATCCCGCATTTTTTCATCTAGTAGCAGAGAATACAGCAGAAAATCGACAAATAGGGTACGTTATTTTACAAGATATAAATAGTCCAGACTTGAGCCTTCAACTACGCCGAATCGTCATCACAGAAAAAAGTAAGGGCTACGGTACAGAAGTATTAAGGCAGGTTAAGAGACTAGCGTTTAAGCAACTGAGTGTGCATCGGCTTTGGCTGGATGTGATGAGCAATAATACAAGAGCGCGCCGGGTTTATCAGGCACAGGGCTTTGTGGAGGAAGGCATCCTTCGCGAGTGCCTAAAATTCGGTGATCGTTTTGAATCATTGGTAATCATGTCGATATTGCGACAGGAGTATAACGCATAG
- a CDS encoding acyl-CoA dehydrogenase family protein — MADSMFNAEHQEMRAVIRRFVEKELAPYADEWEAAESFPSEIFRRMGQLGFLGLWYPEEYGGSGGDYLYSVVLAEEMSRCRSGGLGMGLAVHTDMVLPTVLKFGTEEQKQNYIVPGLKGEKIGCLGITEPNSGSDVQAIRTVARRDGDDWVINGSKIYITNGLRADFILLVAKTETSQRSSKGVTLFLVDKTLPGFSVSRKLKKVGMHASDTAELAFQDVRVPNSAILGEEGKGFYHIMWELQVERLYAAVAAVATAQRAYEIAFDYAKERIAFGRQVNQFQVIQHKFVDMATQIEAGRQLAYSAVRKYLEGGYPVKEITMAKLFTAQMSNRVVDEALQIHGGAGYMNEYEIGRIWRDLRLNRIGAGTDEIMKEVIAKELGFPKL, encoded by the coding sequence ATGGCAGACAGTATGTTCAATGCAGAACATCAAGAAATGCGTGCAGTAATCCGGCGCTTTGTTGAAAAAGAACTGGCACCATACGCCGATGAGTGGGAAGCAGCCGAATCCTTCCCTAGCGAAATTTTCCGACGCATGGGTCAACTTGGCTTTCTAGGACTGTGGTATCCCGAAGAATACGGCGGAAGCGGCGGCGATTACCTTTACAGCGTAGTGCTGGCGGAGGAAATGAGCCGTTGTCGCAGCGGTGGATTGGGCATGGGCTTGGCAGTACATACCGATATGGTATTACCCACCGTCCTAAAATTCGGTACGGAAGAACAAAAGCAGAATTATATCGTGCCCGGTCTTAAGGGCGAGAAAATCGGTTGCCTCGGTATCACCGAACCCAACAGCGGCAGCGATGTGCAAGCGATTCGCACCGTAGCGCGGCGCGATGGGGACGATTGGGTTATTAACGGCTCGAAGATTTATATTACCAACGGGCTACGCGCCGATTTTATCCTACTTGTCGCCAAAACCGAAACCAGTCAGCGCAGTTCTAAAGGCGTAACCCTCTTTCTGGTGGATAAAACCTTGCCCGGCTTCAGTGTGAGCCGCAAGCTCAAAAAGGTGGGGATGCACGCCAGCGATACCGCCGAACTTGCCTTTCAGGATGTGCGCGTGCCAAACTCGGCAATTCTGGGCGAGGAGGGCAAAGGCTTCTACCATATAATGTGGGAATTGCAGGTAGAGCGACTCTACGCCGCCGTTGCCGCCGTTGCCACCGCACAACGCGCCTACGAAATCGCCTTCGACTATGCCAAAGAGCGCATCGCTTTCGGGCGACAGGTAAACCAATTTCAGGTAATCCAGCATAAGTTCGTGGATATGGCGACCCAAATCGAAGCGGGGCGACAATTGGCGTATTCGGCAGTTCGCAAATATCTAGAGGGTGGCTATCCGGTCAAGGAAATAACGATGGCGAAGCTCTTTACCGCGCAAATGTCGAACCGGGTGGTGGATGAAGCCTTGCAAATACACGGGGGCGCAGGCTACATGAACGAATACGAAATCGGGCGCATCTGGCGCGACCTGCGCTTGAACCGCATCGGGGCTGGCACAGACGAAATCATGAAAGAAGTTATCGCCAAAGAATTGGGCTTCCCCAAGCTGTAA
- a CDS encoding sulfite oxidase-like oxidoreductase, with translation MAFQFFKKPDPDMSKRVPPGQSLTDRFPVLHYGPVPFTDLAKWDFKIFGTVEEPVRFNWDELMALPQSEITTDIHCVTRWSKLDTVWTGVLVKDLMKNVKLKPESHFVLAHAEHGFTANIPLEVFLDDDVMLAHSFDRKPLARDHGYPLRLLVPKKYFWKSAKWLRGLEFMSEDKPGFWERNGYSNSADPWKEERYNDDNW, from the coding sequence ATGGCTTTTCAATTCTTTAAGAAACCTGACCCGGATATGTCAAAGCGCGTACCTCCGGGTCAGTCTCTTACCGACCGCTTTCCTGTTTTGCACTATGGGCCGGTGCCCTTTACCGATCTGGCAAAATGGGATTTTAAAATATTCGGCACTGTTGAAGAACCGGTGCGCTTTAATTGGGATGAACTTATGGCGTTGCCGCAAAGTGAAATCACCACCGATATTCACTGCGTAACGCGCTGGAGCAAATTGGATACGGTCTGGACGGGCGTGCTGGTCAAAGATTTGATGAAAAACGTCAAGCTAAAGCCAGAATCCCACTTTGTGCTGGCGCATGCTGAACACGGCTTTACCGCCAATATACCGCTCGAAGTCTTTCTGGATGATGATGTGATGCTGGCGCATAGCTTCGACCGAAAGCCGCTCGCCCGCGATCATGGCTATCCCTTGCGCCTGCTCGTTCCTAAGAAATACTTCTGGAAAAGCGCGAAGTGGTTGCGCGGTCTGGAGTTTATGAGCGAGGATAAGCCCGGTTTCTGGGAGCGCAACGGTTACAGCAATAGCGCCGACCCGTGGAAAGAAGAACGTTACAACGATGATAACTGGTAG
- a CDS encoding response regulator transcription factor, producing the protein MAKRILLIEDEKLLVENIVLFLQSEGYDVLTATNGADGLKMAQELQPDAIICDILLPKMDGFAILETLRQDKRFETTPFIILSAKAEKSSIKAGLELGADEYIIKPFSLDDLLKVLATHLENSN; encoded by the coding sequence ATGGCAAAACGAATTTTGCTAATTGAAGATGAAAAACTACTGGTGGAAAATATAGTTTTATTTCTCCAGTCCGAAGGGTATGATGTTCTTACCGCCACAAATGGCGCTGATGGGCTTAAAATGGCGCAGGAATTACAACCAGACGCAATCATATGTGACATCCTTTTGCCAAAAATGGATGGATTCGCAATTTTAGAAACGCTGCGTCAGGATAAACGCTTTGAAACCACCCCTTTTATAATACTCTCCGCCAAAGCTGAAAAATCCAGTATCAAAGCCGGTCTAGAACTCGGCGCAGATGAATACATTATTAAGCCCTTTTCTCTGGATGACCTCCTAAAGGTACTAGCCACTCATTTGGAAAATTCTAACTGA
- a CDS encoding IS4 family transposase, producing MSTQNNNKKNTKTSHSRQTRAIMLERSKRPVPAPTEQEIEQLLNQLIEPAILNLTQHYQSLGLRCRTLTLPVMVCFLISLIWRQLGSVSAAVRELNQYGQLWQPALKVSQQAVSERLRELPASLFESILREVLPEVQKRSQARQRPLPKELQKGLAEFKQIVAVDASSLDALIKKVGLLRETEQTVLGGRMLAMLDLRSQLPTQVWYEEDSYCHEQNWWEQICESLPSGALLLFDLGFVNYGRYAQLSSEGKYFISRVKSRMVHQVLQKLSWREGQREWLIQVKDAARQPLILRQVEIEYAGKWYSYVTNVLELERLSGTQIAELYRQRWRIEDAFKTVKRLLGLAYFYGSSQNAILLQLWTTWLMYSVLIDLSDGVAEELELPLSRISVEMVYLGLGHISRVRARGLEVSVVQYLATNAKLLGIVKRPRPRPKPDLTFPLIS from the coding sequence ATGAGTACCCAAAATAATAATAAAAAGAATACCAAAACGAGCCATTCACGTCAGACCAGAGCAATAATGTTGGAGCGCTCAAAACGACCCGTCCCCGCCCCAACCGAGCAGGAAATAGAGCAACTGCTCAATCAGTTGATCGAACCAGCAATTCTAAATCTGACGCAGCATTATCAAAGCTTAGGTTTACGTTGCCGTACCCTCACCCTACCAGTAATGGTTTGTTTCCTGATTAGTCTAATCTGGCGACAATTGGGTTCGGTCAGTGCCGCGGTTAGAGAACTTAATCAGTACGGACAACTGTGGCAACCAGCCCTTAAAGTAAGCCAGCAAGCCGTGAGTGAACGTTTGCGAGAGTTGCCCGCTAGTCTATTTGAAAGTATTTTAAGGGAGGTCTTGCCAGAAGTACAAAAACGTAGCCAAGCTCGCCAACGTCCCCTCCCGAAAGAGTTGCAAAAGGGACTGGCTGAGTTCAAACAGATAGTGGCAGTGGACGCTTCCAGTTTGGATGCCTTGATAAAGAAAGTGGGTTTGTTACGGGAAACTGAGCAGACGGTATTAGGTGGGCGAATGTTAGCAATGTTAGACTTGCGTAGTCAATTACCTACCCAAGTATGGTATGAGGAGGATAGTTACTGCCACGAACAGAACTGGTGGGAACAAATTTGTGAAAGCCTGCCCAGTGGAGCTTTACTGCTGTTCGATTTAGGCTTCGTGAATTATGGGCGATACGCTCAGTTAAGCTCAGAAGGCAAATACTTTATCAGTCGGGTCAAGAGCAGAATGGTGCATCAAGTTCTCCAGAAGTTAAGCTGGAGAGAGGGGCAGCGTGAATGGCTAATACAAGTGAAAGATGCGGCTAGGCAACCGTTAATATTAAGGCAAGTGGAAATAGAATATGCGGGTAAATGGTACAGTTATGTCACCAATGTGCTGGAGCTAGAGCGGTTAAGTGGCACTCAAATCGCCGAACTATATCGGCAACGCTGGCGGATAGAGGATGCCTTCAAAACGGTAAAACGGTTGCTGGGCTTAGCTTATTTTTATGGCAGTAGCCAAAACGCCATATTATTACAGTTATGGACAACCTGGTTAATGTACAGTGTCTTGATTGATTTGAGTGATGGGGTGGCGGAGGAATTGGAACTGCCTTTGAGCCGAATTTCGGTAGAAATGGTATATCTGGGGCTGGGTCATATAAGCCGTGTGAGGGCTAGAGGGCTAGAAGTTAGTGTGGTTCAGTATTTGGCCACTAATGCCAAACTTTTAGGGATTGTCAAACGTCCAAGACCCAGACCTAAACCTGATTTGACTTTCCCTTTAATTTCTTAA
- a CDS encoding class I SAM-dependent methyltransferase, with protein MAKPLLLPLRLLRLLVTSLLRLAFQALYYPLAPLYDKIAEIAFLGQWAKWQRAVLPRLVGKQVLDLGCGTGTLYLELLRWGCVTTGVDASAPMLKQAQRKIRAAGKTPALALAKAYKLPFPDETFTSVVCTFPASYIMEPETLLEVVRVLYPGGKLIIVDTAQLHPFNRRARFLLWLYTQVLGYGGRPSDNTGYGRFDLLLREVGLLRRDEMFEDEQGEAHIIVAIKVW; from the coding sequence ATGGCTAAACCGCTATTGCTCCCGTTGCGATTACTGCGCCTGTTGGTCACTAGCTTGCTTAGGTTGGCGTTTCAGGCGCTTTATTATCCCCTCGCTCCCTTGTACGATAAAATCGCCGAAATCGCTTTTCTCGGTCAGTGGGCTAAATGGCAACGGGCGGTATTGCCGCGTCTGGTCGGTAAGCAAGTGCTTGATCTTGGTTGCGGAACCGGCACGTTGTACCTCGAACTGCTAAGATGGGGCTGTGTTACCACCGGAGTAGATGCCAGCGCGCCCATGCTAAAACAGGCGCAGCGCAAGATACGCGCGGCTGGCAAAACCCCGGCGTTGGCGCTTGCCAAAGCTTATAAACTGCCCTTTCCCGATGAAACCTTTACTTCGGTGGTATGCACCTTCCCTGCCTCTTATATAATGGAACCTGAGACTCTATTAGAGGTGGTACGGGTACTGTATCCGGGCGGCAAGCTGATTATTGTGGATACTGCCCAACTACACCCTTTTAATCGGCGTGCGCGCTTCCTGTTGTGGCTCTATACGCAAGTGCTAGGCTATGGCGGCAGACCTTCCGATAATACTGGTTACGGTCGCTTTGATTTGCTATTACGCGAAGTGGGGCTGTTGCGGCGGGATGAAATGTTCGAGGATGAGCAAGGCGAGGCGCATATAATTGTTGCCATCAAAGTCTGGTAG